Proteins co-encoded in one Hydrogenimonas thermophila genomic window:
- a CDS encoding response regulator transcription factor, with protein MNNSILLIEDDKQMQELICDYLESFGYKIESFTDPKEAINQFLKAPNNFDVIILDLMLPGMDGFDVCKTIKEHSDIPIIISSARGDIGNKIYGFELGVDDYLAKPYEPRELVLRIEAVLRRLNKSNKTKISDFIIDTTNREVLLDNYPIDLTKVEFEIFFHLLKNQNRVVSREQIINASSLPIDTKNRTVDMHISNIRHKIGDDPKNPKYIKSIWGIGYKFIGK; from the coding sequence TTGAATAACAGCATCCTTTTGATTGAAGATGATAAGCAGATGCAAGAGTTGATTTGTGACTATTTAGAAAGTTTTGGATATAAAATAGAATCTTTTACAGATCCAAAAGAGGCTATTAACCAATTTTTAAAAGCTCCAAATAATTTTGATGTAATTATTTTAGATCTTATGTTGCCGGGCATGGATGGATTTGATGTATGTAAAACAATAAAAGAGCATTCTGATATTCCAATAATAATATCTTCTGCTAGAGGAGATATTGGCAATAAAATATATGGTTTTGAATTAGGTGTTGATGACTATTTGGCTAAACCATATGAGCCTAGAGAGCTTGTACTTAGAATAGAGGCAGTATTAAGACGTTTAAATAAAAGTAACAAGACAAAAATTTCTGATTTTATAATAGATACAACAAATAGAGAGGTGCTTTTAGATAATTACCCAATAGATTTAACAAAGGTTGAATTTGAAATATTTTTTCATCTTTTGAAAAATCAAAATAGAGTTGTCTCAAGAGAACAGATTATCAATGCTTCCTCTTTGCCAATTGATACAAAAAATAGAACAGTTGATATGCACATAAGCAATATTAGACATAAAATTGGAGATGATCCTAAAAATCCTAAATATATAAAATCTATTTGGGGTATTGGTTATAAATTTATTGGAAAATAA
- a CDS encoding Spy/CpxP family protein refolding chaperone, with amino-acid sequence MKFFLILFLSFNILLADHNDEEDLFEFHMPHDLSYLNLTRVQKEKILNILSRNNQRLKLLHQKKEIVESRIKKLFLQDNFNKEKLISILVELKKESIDIEVELFSELHKVLTPKQRVLFIDYIEEWEVE; translated from the coding sequence ATGAAGTTTTTTTTAATACTCTTTTTATCTTTTAATATACTTTTAGCAGATCATAATGATGAAGAAGATTTATTTGAGTTTCATATGCCACACGATTTAAGTTATCTTAATTTAACTAGAGTACAAAAAGAGAAGATACTTAACATTCTTTCAAGAAATAATCAGAGATTAAAACTTTTACACCAAAAGAAAGAGATAGTAGAGAGTCGTATAAAAAAGCTTTTTTTGCAAGACAATTTTAATAAAGAAAAATTAATATCTATTTTAGTGGAGCTAAAAAAAGAGTCAATAGATATTGAAGTTGAGTTGTTTTCTGAACTTCATAAAGTATTGACTCCAAAACAAAGAGTACTTTTTATTGACTATATAGAGGAGTGGGAAGTTGAATAA
- a CDS encoding cytochrome b/b6 domain-containing protein, whose amino-acid sequence MQTYVWTLPTRIFHWMLVVYIVLMFLTSETESFLNIHAAFGYGVGILIIFRIFWGFIGPKYSKFAEWPLSIKEIIEFILNFSNTKKIYTGHNPAASFVMLGIIVTVLFATLTGILTYGIQEGRGVLSFLNSSFFKEMELFEEIHEFFANFLLLLVGMHIIGVIVDRLLHSKINTLSSMITGYKNIEADPASLNFFQKLFAVIMLLFAILIPLYATTFDSGLTSSRFVPVNYENEHSLFVDECSACHTLYPPFLLPTNSWKKLMATLQDHFGDDASLEKEDRISIEKFLLANSAGNSTKEAAFYITESLKGKKDIIAITKTPYWIGKHKNLDRDIFISSSIKSKANCKACHKDIEQGLIEDSSIKIPNSGV is encoded by the coding sequence ATGCAAACTTATGTATGGACACTTCCGACACGCATTTTTCACTGGATGCTTGTTGTTTATATTGTGTTGATGTTTTTAACATCTGAAACGGAGAGTTTTTTAAATATACATGCAGCATTTGGGTATGGAGTAGGAATTCTTATTATTTTTAGAATATTTTGGGGATTTATAGGACCTAAATACTCAAAATTTGCTGAATGGCCACTATCAATAAAAGAGATTATAGAGTTTATTTTGAATTTTTCAAATACTAAAAAAATATATACTGGTCATAATCCTGCAGCATCCTTTGTGATGCTGGGAATTATAGTTACTGTTTTGTTTGCCACATTAACTGGAATTTTGACTTATGGCATTCAAGAAGGAAGAGGAGTACTATCTTTTTTAAATAGTTCATTTTTTAAAGAGATGGAACTATTTGAAGAAATACATGAATTTTTTGCAAATTTTTTATTGCTACTTGTAGGTATGCATATTATAGGTGTAATAGTAGATAGACTTCTTCATAGCAAAATAAATACACTAAGTTCAATGATTACCGGTTATAAAAATATTGAAGCCGATCCTGCTTCACTAAACTTTTTTCAAAAGCTTTTTGCAGTGATAATGTTACTATTTGCAATACTTATACCATTATATGCAACTACGTTTGATTCAGGGTTAACAAGTAGTAGGTTTGTACCTGTAAACTATGAAAATGAGCACTCTCTATTTGTAGATGAGTGTTCTGCTTGCCATACCCTATATCCACCTTTTCTTTTACCTACTAATTCTTGGAAAAAACTAATGGCAACACTTCAAGATCATTTTGGAGATGATGCTTCACTCGAAAAGGAAGATAGAATTTCAATTGAAAAATTTTTATTAGCAAATAGTGCTGGTAACTCTACCAAAGAGGCTGCATTTTATATAACTGAATCTTTAAAAGGTAAGAAAGATATAATAGCTATAACAAAAACACCTTACTGGATTGGAAAACATAAAAATTTGGATAGAGATATATTTATATCAAGTTCAATCAAGTCAAAAGCAAACTGTAAAGCTTGTCATAAAGATATTGAGCAAGGATTAATTGAAGACAGTAGTATAAAGATACCAAATAGTGGAGTATAG
- a CDS encoding diheme cytochrome c → MKKFFLFAAVAMLAVGSVVIFADEDNEHERKEVYHKKSYLVSGNTKLYKNECGACHMAYQPEFLPKRSWKKMMLTLEDHFGTDATLEKEEFQQILEYLLENASDNKAVYGDIGKMGKRIYPNTSPLRISETPYFKKEHREIPKRFIKQKAVKSLANCNACHTNAQSGSYSEKEIYIPNYGRWDD, encoded by the coding sequence ATGAAAAAGTTTTTTCTATTTGCTGCTGTAGCAATGCTTGCAGTTGGAAGTGTTGTAATATTTGCAGATGAAGATAATGAACATGAAAGAAAAGAGGTTTATCATAAAAAAAGTTATCTAGTGTCAGGTAATACAAAGTTATATAAAAATGAGTGTGGTGCTTGCCATATGGCATATCAACCAGAGTTTCTTCCAAAGCGTTCATGGAAGAAGATGATGCTTACTCTTGAAGACCATTTTGGTACAGATGCTACACTTGAAAAAGAGGAATTTCAACAGATACTTGAGTATCTTCTTGAAAATGCTTCTGATAATAAAGCTGTTTACGGTGATATTGGGAAAATGGGAAAACGCATCTATCCTAATACATCGCCACTTCGTATCAGTGAAACACCATATTTTAAGAAAGAGCATAGAGAGATTCCAAAACGTTTTATTAAACAAAAAGCTGTAAAAAGTTTAGCTAATTGTAATGCTTGCCATACTAATGCTCAAAGTGGAAGTTATAGTGAAAAAGAGATATATATACCAAACTATGGACGTTGGGATGATTGA
- a CDS encoding DUF1924 domain-containing protein, translating into MKRYILLLGSAFTFVIAAPIDDYMQSLKVQAKIENPSFKGFDAKRGEDIFFSQHIGKRGKKISCASCHTNDLTKNGENIFTGKKLEPLSPKVNSKRLKDVKKVKKWLRRNFKDVYKREGTAIEKGDVLTFILSK; encoded by the coding sequence GTGAAAAGATACATTTTACTGCTAGGTTCCGCTTTTACATTTGTAATAGCTGCACCAATTGATGACTATATGCAAAGTCTTAAAGTTCAAGCAAAAATTGAGAATCCTTCATTTAAAGGATTTGATGCAAAACGTGGTGAAGATATATTTTTCTCTCAACATATTGGAAAAAGAGGGAAAAAAATATCTTGTGCAAGTTGTCATACTAATGATTTGACAAAAAATGGTGAAAATATCTTTACAGGAAAAAAACTAGAGCCACTTTCACCAAAAGTTAATTCTAAAAGACTTAAAGATGTAAAAAAAGTTAAAAAGTGGCTGAGGCGTAATTTCAAAGATGTTTATAAAAGAGAAGGCACTGCCATTGAAAAAGGCGATGTTTTAACATTTATTCTATCAAAATAG